The following are from one region of the Leptospira selangorensis genome:
- the msrB gene encoding peptide-methionine (R)-S-oxide reductase MsrB, producing the protein MKYEVQKSEEEWKKVLSADQYRIIREKGTERAFTGEYYYNKEKGKYLCAACGAELFSSDTKYESGSGWPSFYKPAADKSVQSETDTSHGMTRTEVMCARCGGHLGHVFPDGPEPTGLRYCINSASLKFKKD; encoded by the coding sequence ATGAAATACGAAGTGCAAAAATCGGAAGAAGAATGGAAAAAAGTCCTAAGTGCGGATCAATACCGGATCATCAGAGAAAAAGGAACGGAAAGAGCGTTTACCGGAGAATATTATTATAATAAGGAAAAAGGAAAATATCTTTGTGCTGCCTGCGGTGCCGAATTATTCAGCTCGGACACTAAGTATGAATCCGGAAGCGGCTGGCCTTCTTTTTATAAACCTGCAGCGGACAAGTCGGTCCAATCCGAAACGGATACAAGTCATGGAATGACTCGCACAGAAGTTATGTGTGCCAGATGTGGAGGACATTTAGGACATGTATTTCCTGATGGGCCTGAGCCGACCGGACTTAGATATTGTATCAATTCGGCTTCTTTAAAATTTAAAAAAGATTAA
- a CDS encoding isocitrate lyase/PEP mutase family protein, which yields MASAQKQLGEIFRNLHSKDIFVMPNAWDAGSARMLAGAGYSAIGTTSAGIAFAAGLPDHQIMSKEDMLSEVKSIVDSIGLPVSADLEGGYGIQPSQVAETVKQAIGIGVVGCNIEDLSGDPSSPLLDIKLATERISAIRNVADQTGIPFTLTARTDAFLTNHPNAMEEAITRCNSYREAGADCLFIPGIGDPQTIGTLVRSINGPLNVVMGLSHNQLTVEELRSLGVRRISIGGSLARACFHLIRQAALEIKNSGTFTYADHQYSHKELCDFFAEYEAKTK from the coding sequence ATGGCTTCTGCTCAAAAACAATTAGGCGAAATATTCCGAAATCTACATTCAAAAGATATCTTCGTCATGCCTAACGCATGGGACGCGGGAAGTGCTCGTATGTTGGCAGGTGCAGGATATTCTGCGATTGGGACTACAAGCGCCGGTATCGCTTTCGCGGCAGGGTTACCGGATCACCAGATCATGAGTAAAGAAGACATGCTCTCCGAAGTAAAATCCATAGTGGATTCCATAGGACTTCCGGTAAGTGCAGATCTGGAAGGTGGTTATGGGATCCAACCTTCTCAAGTGGCAGAAACCGTAAAACAAGCGATCGGGATTGGAGTGGTCGGCTGTAATATAGAAGATCTGAGTGGAGATCCTTCTTCTCCTTTGTTAGATATCAAACTTGCTACGGAAAGAATTTCTGCGATCAGAAATGTCGCAGACCAAACTGGAATTCCATTTACGCTCACTGCAAGAACGGATGCCTTCTTAACCAATCATCCGAATGCAATGGAAGAAGCGATCACTCGTTGTAATTCCTATAGAGAAGCGGGAGCAGATTGTCTTTTTATACCCGGGATTGGAGATCCACAAACGATAGGCACATTAGTACGTTCTATCAATGGTCCGTTAAATGTGGTCATGGGTTTAAGTCATAACCAACTTACTGTTGAGGAATTGAGATCACTTGGAGTCCGAAGAATTAGTATAGGTGGAAGTCTTGCAAGGGCCTGTTTTCATCTGATCAGACAGGCCGCGCTCGAGATCAAGAACTCAGGCACATTCACCTATGCAGATCATCAGTATTCTCATAAAGAATTATGCGATTTTTTTGCGGAATATGAGGCCAAAACGAAATGA
- a CDS encoding esterase/lipase family protein produces the protein MKRDHLTYLPEKGNIRPVIVQHLAEIYHHIYYFFCHILGIFIELPDHTEGYKRPIVCVSGFLGRGLTWTAMRKHLISLGHPVYVVPLGFQTGNIRKKSKILENFLIEKNIKDCYLICHSMGGLIAAGLSYKGRDRVRKIFVVGSPMHGTYMAYLAPIFPCTWQMMPGSKLVKEVVETYSKFHNVQAVFTKGEGIVRPWESATLGHFDDVEIPEYGHLNLYLGPLGIECLGSLVTSEEKKDPLPIKQKPVVKEDVKKETVASAPSKKVSPKTAATKKTSPAKKKTAKPAPKKAKPKKKR, from the coding sequence ATGAAGAGAGACCATCTTACTTACCTTCCCGAAAAAGGGAATATCCGTCCTGTTATCGTACAACATTTAGCCGAGATCTATCACCATATATATTATTTTTTCTGTCATATCCTGGGGATCTTTATAGAACTTCCGGATCATACCGAGGGATATAAACGCCCTATCGTATGTGTTTCCGGATTTTTGGGAAGAGGTCTGACTTGGACCGCGATGCGCAAACATCTGATCTCTCTTGGTCATCCGGTTTATGTAGTTCCACTCGGTTTCCAAACCGGAAATATCCGTAAAAAAAGTAAGATACTTGAGAATTTCTTAATAGAGAAGAACATAAAAGACTGTTATCTGATCTGTCACTCTATGGGAGGACTCATCGCTGCAGGTTTAAGTTATAAAGGAAGAGATCGGGTCCGAAAAATTTTCGTGGTAGGGTCTCCTATGCATGGAACTTATATGGCATACCTTGCTCCAATTTTCCCTTGCACCTGGCAGATGATGCCCGGATCCAAATTGGTGAAGGAAGTTGTAGAAACTTATTCAAAATTTCATAATGTACAAGCAGTATTTACAAAGGGAGAAGGTATCGTCCGTCCTTGGGAAAGTGCCACTCTCGGACATTTTGATGATGTAGAGATCCCCGAATACGGACATTTGAATTTATATTTAGGACCACTAGGAATAGAATGCCTTGGCTCTTTAGTCACTTCGGAAGAGAAGAAAGATCCACTTCCAATTAAACAAAAACCGGTCGTCAAGGAAGATGTGAAGAAGGAAACAGTTGCCTCCGCTCCTTCTAAAAAAGTTTCCCCTAAAACTGCTGCGACTAAAAAAACAAGTCCTGCTAAAAAGAAAACTGCTAAGCCGGCTCCTAAAAAAGCAAAACCTAAGAAGAAACGTTAG
- a CDS encoding DUF6055 domain-containing protein — protein sequence MALILPSLFYQIGKPPPSSWEELDKFPFPAEKDFALKIPNAVGHYTGPDGGTVYQWSPGVYKWDLKDGTSFMHRSSEEWGLEKDGIKIYSWPKKCPNCQSEQVLTFPDKSQITASFYTVAGRLEYLYENASEKKFFRFTKPGRYGKLSEEKDRFYFEFEPKNSLFVHAFTESKTTKDFFKKAESDFDLVPSSKILVAFFQDAKSFREFNNLAGIACSGGRGGIYGISFCDPSSEKDMISEDTDLEIKRYQYSTQPTHMVYHEVAHHMQQIRCNTIRTGKNQPPVIQPYWLVEGHAEFIAQFGWPKYKGTKYREYYENIILRKGKLQLERSDPYLAGFLAMYYISQKYGNSKIKDLWDKTCEGESIDSALKSVLNSSVSKLQSDLSNHLDNESKDLPAKFLEWEIIGTITLPFTSSEASSFKTVEIADLTNITDPSSIPDIRIPFSLKIESLKGKVEGVFQSPRKERVYLFKNGTYRLETPKYQVNVFPDGTTSFTSEKNSITVWGAGTRKWDSGGKSLTYFPPK from the coding sequence ATGGCTCTAATTCTCCCAAGTTTATTTTATCAAATTGGAAAACCGCCCCCCTCCAGTTGGGAAGAATTGGATAAATTCCCGTTTCCGGCGGAGAAGGATTTTGCATTAAAAATTCCGAATGCAGTTGGACATTATACAGGTCCGGATGGCGGAACTGTTTATCAATGGAGCCCCGGAGTTTATAAATGGGATTTGAAAGACGGTACTAGTTTTATGCATCGATCTTCTGAAGAATGGGGATTAGAAAAAGATGGAATTAAGATCTATTCTTGGCCCAAAAAATGTCCGAACTGTCAATCCGAACAAGTCCTTACCTTTCCCGACAAATCTCAGATTACTGCTTCTTTTTATACTGTTGCAGGTAGATTAGAATATTTATACGAGAATGCCTCAGAGAAAAAATTCTTCAGATTCACTAAACCGGGAAGATACGGAAAACTTTCGGAAGAAAAGGATCGTTTTTATTTCGAGTTCGAACCTAAAAATTCACTTTTTGTTCATGCATTTACGGAATCCAAAACCACTAAAGATTTTTTCAAAAAAGCGGAAAGTGATTTCGACCTTGTCCCCTCCTCCAAGATACTCGTTGCATTTTTTCAAGATGCGAAATCTTTCAGGGAATTTAATAATTTAGCCGGAATCGCGTGTAGTGGAGGTAGAGGTGGGATTTACGGGATCAGTTTTTGTGACCCTAGTTCTGAAAAAGATATGATCTCGGAAGATACTGATCTTGAGATCAAAAGGTATCAATATTCGACTCAACCTACTCACATGGTATATCATGAGGTTGCTCATCATATGCAGCAGATCAGATGTAATACAATTCGGACCGGAAAAAACCAACCTCCCGTTATTCAACCCTATTGGCTTGTGGAAGGTCACGCTGAATTTATAGCTCAATTTGGTTGGCCAAAATATAAAGGAACCAAATACAGAGAATATTATGAAAATATTATTCTTAGAAAAGGAAAATTACAATTAGAAAGATCGGACCCGTATCTCGCAGGATTTTTGGCAATGTATTATATTTCTCAAAAATATGGGAATTCTAAGATTAAAGATCTTTGGGATAAAACATGCGAGGGAGAAAGTATAGACTCCGCATTAAAATCGGTTCTCAATTCTAGTGTTTCCAAATTGCAATCGGATCTATCGAACCACTTGGATAACGAATCAAAAGATCTTCCTGCAAAGTTTTTAGAATGGGAAATTATCGGAACAATTACTTTACCGTTTACCTCCTCGGAAGCTTCTTCTTTTAAAACGGTAGAGATTGCGGACTTAACGAATATTACCGATCCTTCTTCCATTCCAGATATTAGGATCCCTTTTTCTTTGAAAATAGAATCTTTGAAAGGTAAGGTAGAAGGTGTGTTCCAATCTCCCAGAAAGGAAAGAGTTTATCTTTTCAAGAATGGGACTTATAGATTAGAAACTCCAAAGTATCAAGTGAATGTGTTTCCGGACGGGACAACAAGTTTCACTTCTGAAAAGAATTCGATTACTGTGTGGGGAGCAGGAACAAGAAAATGGGACTCCGGCGGAAAATCTCTTACGTATTTCCCGCCGAAATAA